The DNA window tgaataattattttaagCTAAAAAATAATTGGAATCTTGTTTTATATGAAAGGTTCTCTCATTCCCTTTTTAAGAGTGTTCCCCCGGAACCTTACTcactctctctctatatatatatattgagggTGACCTTAGGTCAGTACACGAGGTTATAACAAAAAATAATACAACATCATGGGTCATTTTGGGTGGATTCTGATGTTAAAAATTTGCCATCCatatttttttattcaaataGCTTATAACCTTAGGTAACTCCCTGAGGTCATCCtcgcctctctctctctctctctctcccctatatatatatttgttttttttaattttctataATTCTATTCCATGTTTGtcttataaaaaaaattatgtatttTGTTTGTAGCCAATGTGACCAAGGAGCTGAAAAGTTTTATAGTGGATAATATTCCACAACCAAGATCTGATTATCAAATTGCAGTTGCAAATGCACTGTTGGGACGTAATATATGTTTAGCAACAGGGATATTTGTGATAGTTGGTCAAATAATCGATCAGGTTATGCGTGGTTTGCGGGCAAAAATTGACAAATTCATTATCGACTTGGAGGTTTGTTTCCTTTCTGTTAAGTAATCATTTACATGTACGAGTACAAGTACGTGTATGTGTACTTTTCTGATAAAAGACTTATTCATGTGTACCTTTTTCCGGAAATAAGTGATTTCTGCAAATAAGAAATGTTAAACCCCTATCAAACATTTAGATGTGAAATTTTTCCCTAAGATAAGAAAACTTGAGAATGGCTCAACAAAAATAAGTCCTTATTTCCATCCTCATCAAATAAGTCTGGCCAAACATACCCGGTATATATGATTTCTTGCAAACTAATTTGTTGATTTTCTTTTATCTAGCCCGGAGACTTGAGAATGGCTCAACTGAATTTGGCACGCAGTTATCGTTGGCAAAGTTGTGCGTGCAAAGAAAGTTCCATAGTGCAAATAAATTTTCACACTGGTTTTGCAAACAAAGTTGTGGTTGTCCCACATAAATTTAAAGGACTTTTCATCGCCAAGGGTTTGGGTAAAAAGAATTTTATCTGTACTAAAAATTTAGTACCTGGTAAAGTTCTTCACGGTGACAAATTAATATCTGTTCAGGtgaattaatttattttatattagtatttggctcttaattaattaataatctttaTAATCCATGATTATTATTAACATTGCATTATTATCATTTACTCCCTTCATCCTTCCCAATTCTTTatatttgggttttcttttcGGAGGAGCAGAGTAAAATATTAAGATTCCCGTTTATGCGTTAAGCTGAAGCGTAGAAACACTATAAAAAGGCATTTTTGTATAAGTGGGTGTTTATATTAGATCTGGACATAATTTTAAAAGGTGGTTCTTTTTTTTGTTGGGCTTGTTTTAAAAACGAGTACGTTATATATACTGGACTTTCAGTCATTGATACACTCTAAACATCCAATCAACATCCAAGCTGCCTCCCTCATCCTTCACAAATCCTCAACAAACTACCACTGATTGTGATTATTTTGAAAGCGGAGAATATGATGATGCACAAATATAACTTTTTATCCacttttttaatatattttagtATTATGACATATGGGCCTACACTTCTCTTTTGAGTTTGCAGATAGTAATTAGCATGTCATTTTTCTTTATATGTGTAAGTATATACTAATCAATGTAGTGCGCTTCATTTACAAAAACCCGAGCTTCATTTTTCGGTTTATGCTTAAGCTACCAGAGAGATCTTACGCTTCGTTGTGTTTTTTGCCTTAAGTAACACTGAATGTATATAATTTTCCCTATTTCAGAAGGATGATGGAACTGAAGTTGAGTACAGATTATGGCATCCTCATATGTCAAAGTTGGCGGCTGCTATACTGGGCGGTCTTACTAATATATGGATCGTAAGTATTATCATATATACAATAGCAAATGAGTTatacaatttatttatttatttttgcttCATTTAATTCGGTTTATGTTTTTCAGAAACCCGGGTCTCACGTTTTATACCTGGGAGATGTATGTGGAATTACAGTTTTACAATTATCCGATCTTGTTGGCTCGGTAAGTTATATAGTATGTGCTTGATCATGGCTTGTT is part of the Apium graveolens cultivar Ventura unplaced genomic scaffold, ASM990537v1 ctg28, whole genome shotgun sequence genome and encodes:
- the LOC141700713 gene encoding rRNA 2'-O-methyltransferase fibrillarin 1-like; translation: MRGLRAKIDKFIIDLEPGDLRMAQLNLARSYRWQSCACKESSIVQINFHTGFANKVVVVPHKFKGLFIAKGLGKKNFICTKNLVPGKVLHGDKLISVQKDDGTEVEYRLWHPHMSKLAAAILGGLTNIWIKPGSHVLYLGDVCGITVLQLSDLVGSNGMVYVIGLSDVVANTVEERSNVVTFPENFCFCKDMVSRDYRMVNGMDYSMVNGMDYRMVVGMVDVILGDIVYPDPSLQVNYIARYALVHLKTAVIT